From the Leptotrichia sp. oral taxon 221 genome, one window contains:
- a CDS encoding cell division protein FtsQ/DivIB: protein MRRVYQTLVLLVVLAIGIFSTVTFLNTDYFKIEKVDIKGNTELLRQDIKSHLEDMKGKNIIYLDTNKIQDLIKSDARVSNISIKKIYPNKIEIQLDERQPYVYVKKGSDIFLADANLNLYGDISETPQKNIPVIIYSDSATMNGFKTIISKIKNKDLYALISEIRLADKSYQLILTDNTRVYVDTFVDEEKYNQMYRLYKKLKAQHTDFKTVELRYKDITTRQ, encoded by the coding sequence ATGAGAAGAGTATACCAAACATTAGTTTTATTAGTAGTTTTAGCAATAGGTATTTTTTCAACAGTTACTTTTTTGAATACTGATTATTTTAAGATAGAAAAAGTTGACATAAAAGGGAATACCGAATTGCTTAGACAGGATATAAAAAGCCATTTAGAAGATATGAAGGGTAAAAATATTATCTATTTGGATACTAATAAAATACAAGATTTGATAAAAAGTGATGCGAGGGTTAGTAATATTTCTATAAAAAAAATATATCCGAATAAGATTGAGATACAGCTAGATGAAAGACAGCCTTATGTTTACGTAAAAAAGGGATCCGATATATTTTTAGCAGATGCAAATTTGAATTTATATGGAGATATTTCTGAAACACCTCAAAAAAATATACCAGTAATAATATATTCTGATAGTGCAACTATGAACGGATTCAAAACAATTATTTCAAAAATAAAAAATAAAGACTTATATGCTTTAATATCTGAAATAAGATTAGCTGACAAAAGTTATCAATTAATTTTGACAGATAATACTAGAGTTTATGTAGACACGTTTGTAGATGAGGAAAAGTACAATCAGATGTATAGACTGTACAAAAAATTAAAAGCGCAACATACGGATTTTAAAACGGTGGAGCTAAGATATAAAGACATAACTACAAGACAATAA
- the rpsR gene encoding 30S ribosomal protein S18: MRAKPSTEFKRRKRRPKVKFKVEDINYKNVDLLKNFMNDKGKISPARVTGLDAKIQRKIAKAIKRARQIALMPYTKIEK; the protein is encoded by the coding sequence ATGAGAGCGAAACCATCTACAGAATTTAAAAGAAGAAAAAGAAGACCAAAAGTAAAATTTAAAGTTGAAGATATTAACTACAAAAATGTAGATTTATTAAAAAATTTCATGAATGATAAAGGTAAAATCTCTCCTGCAAGAGTTACAGGATTAGATGCAAAAATTCAAAGAAAAATAGCTAAAGCTATTAAAAGAGCAAGACAAATAGCTTTAATGCCTTATACAAAAATAGAAAAATAA
- the rpsF gene encoding 30S ribosomal protein S6, with product MKNYEIMFILSTQLTDEEKQAKVKFVEETLVKSEAAEIKTEVWGERKLAYPIKKKENGYYVLTTFQIDGIKLAEVEARLNIEESILKYMIVKND from the coding sequence ATGAAAAATTACGAAATTATGTTTATACTTTCTACGCAATTAACTGATGAAGAAAAACAAGCAAAAGTTAAATTCGTTGAAGAAACTTTAGTAAAATCAGAAGCTGCAGAAATTAAAACAGAAGTTTGGGGAGAAAGAAAATTAGCTTACCCTATTAAGAAAAAAGAAAATGGATACTATGTTTTAACTACATTCCAAATTGATGGAATTAAATTAGCTGAAGTTGAAGCTAGATTAAATATCGAAGAATCTATTTTGAAATATATGATAGTAAAAAATGACTAA
- a CDS encoding DUF2207 domain-containing protein produces the protein MREITIIYIIAIIILLIYCFWTVKFWGKNFFKKDVLPKLKVPKSISAMGVGILNNSRTEKNFHIGIFSLVEKNFIIAGREKLFENMDFQTNILYKKNLEKSKSNYYRQDELFAEERWVLDSLADSEKGILSDYQSSGNREKLPKMDEKNIDRRKEIFREVLQVLITFLVAFLINVILKGSSSSSSSGNYSSSSYNQKSLDPFFEKMFEIYKRTKKKFLGSFWSPEKLEEFIIYKKNSGFYIFYFGVILASIIMTSKDVKFGSGEGNFGLIVLAAIIVFFLESLWLRMSFLPIFSKYIPKIVKIFIALVFLFSLYSFMLPNIAFIFELRFYILIPLIFVILFFIYKKLIVRYTENGLLAMNEIESFRKYILNFEKLEVPTFSSEDELIENFQQMYIYAFALGIEKRFLKFLDVTLEKNNFFGRKEFIYEKLLISTVFCDKKLLGELKVNIMGR, from the coding sequence ATGAGAGAAATAACAATTATTTATATAATTGCGATTATAATTTTACTGATTTACTGCTTTTGGACAGTAAAATTTTGGGGTAAAAATTTTTTCAAAAAAGATGTGCTACCAAAATTGAAAGTTCCAAAAAGTATTTCTGCAATGGGAGTTGGAATTTTGAATAATTCGAGGACGGAGAAAAATTTTCATATTGGGATATTTTCTTTGGTGGAGAAAAATTTTATAATTGCGGGACGAGAAAAACTTTTTGAAAATATGGATTTTCAAACGAATATTTTGTATAAGAAAAATTTGGAAAAATCTAAAAGTAATTATTACAGACAAGATGAGCTTTTTGCAGAAGAGCGATGGGTTTTAGATAGCTTGGCGGATTCTGAAAAGGGGATTTTGAGTGATTATCAAAGTTCTGGGAATAGAGAGAAATTGCCGAAAATGGATGAAAAAAATATTGATAGAAGAAAAGAGATTTTTAGAGAAGTCTTGCAAGTGTTAATAACTTTTTTAGTAGCTTTTTTGATAAATGTAATTTTAAAGGGTTCTTCATCGAGTAGTTCAAGCGGCAATTATTCGAGTAGTTCATATAATCAAAAATCTTTAGATCCTTTTTTTGAAAAAATGTTTGAGATTTATAAAAGGACGAAGAAAAAGTTTTTAGGTTCATTTTGGTCGCCTGAAAAATTGGAAGAATTTATAATTTACAAGAAAAATTCAGGGTTTTATATTTTTTATTTTGGCGTTATTTTAGCTTCAATTATAATGACAAGTAAAGATGTAAAATTTGGAAGTGGGGAAGGGAATTTTGGACTTATAGTTTTAGCTGCAATAATCGTTTTTTTCTTGGAAAGTCTTTGGCTAAGAATGTCATTTTTACCGATATTTTCTAAGTATATCCCAAAAATAGTAAAAATTTTTATTGCATTGGTATTTTTATTTTCGTTGTATAGTTTTATGTTGCCAAATATTGCATTCATATTTGAACTAAGATTTTATATTTTAATTCCACTGATATTTGTAATTTTATTTTTCATTTACAAGAAATTAATCGTGCGATATACTGAAAATGGACTTTTGGCCATGAATGAAATTGAATCATTCAGAAAATACATTTTAAATTTTGAAAAATTAGAAGTTCCCACTTTTTCAAGTGAAGATGAATTAATCGAAAATTTTCAGCAAATGTATATTTACGCTTTTGCTTTGGGAATTGAAAAAAGATTTTTGAAATTTTTGGATGTTACTTTGGAGAAAAATAATTTTTTTGGGAGAAAAGAATTTATTTACGAAAAACTTTTGATTTCGACTGTTTTTTGTGATAAAAAATTGTTGGGGGAATTGAAAGTTAATATTATGGGAAGATGA
- the ftsZ gene encoding cell division protein FtsZ, with protein MENSSNAAKLKVVGVGGAGGNAINDMIQSEINDVEFIAINTDQQDLDRSVAGKKVLLGKGMGAGADPEKGRIAAKESEEKIKEVLEGTDMLFITAGMGGGTGTGASPIVAEIAKSMGILTVAVVTKPFEFEGALKKNNADAGIENLKEQVDTLIAIPNDKLFELPNVSITLMTAFKEANSVLRVGIKGISDLITKQGFVNLDFADVKAIMQDSGIAMLGFGEGSGDGKAKTATEQALNSPLLEKSIEGAQKVLLNITAGQDIGLHEIREVSETVSKKTGSAGATLIWGVILDPELEGTIKVSLIATDFKEVKDVEKVTSGMVFTPHKEATNKTGTTPEKSENAEKATVENGAETEKKSENGVEKEEVPEMGDENKENDFIGDGFVVPPFFEE; from the coding sequence ATGGAGAATTCTAGCAATGCAGCAAAACTAAAAGTCGTAGGAGTAGGTGGAGCTGGAGGAAATGCGATAAACGATATGATTCAAAGTGAAATAAATGATGTAGAATTTATAGCTATAAACACTGATCAGCAAGATTTAGACAGATCGGTAGCAGGGAAAAAAGTTCTTTTGGGAAAAGGAATGGGAGCTGGTGCTGATCCTGAAAAAGGGAGAATTGCAGCAAAAGAGTCTGAAGAAAAAATAAAAGAAGTATTAGAAGGAACAGACATGCTATTTATAACTGCCGGAATGGGTGGAGGAACAGGAACTGGAGCCTCTCCAATTGTTGCTGAAATAGCTAAATCTATGGGAATTTTAACAGTAGCTGTGGTAACAAAACCATTTGAGTTTGAAGGAGCATTAAAAAAGAATAACGCAGATGCAGGAATAGAAAATTTAAAAGAACAAGTGGATACATTAATAGCAATACCAAATGATAAATTATTTGAATTGCCAAATGTTAGCATCACTTTAATGACAGCTTTCAAAGAAGCAAATAGTGTATTGAGAGTTGGAATTAAAGGGATTTCTGACTTAATTACAAAACAAGGATTTGTAAATTTGGATTTTGCAGATGTTAAAGCAATTATGCAAGATTCAGGAATAGCAATGCTTGGATTTGGAGAAGGTAGCGGAGATGGAAAAGCTAAGACTGCAACAGAACAAGCATTAAACAGTCCGTTATTAGAAAAATCAATTGAAGGTGCTCAAAAAGTATTGTTAAATATAACAGCAGGACAAGATATAGGATTACACGAAATAAGAGAAGTTTCTGAAACAGTGTCGAAAAAAACTGGAAGCGCAGGAGCAACATTAATTTGGGGAGTTATCCTAGATCCTGAATTAGAAGGAACAATAAAAGTTTCGTTAATAGCAACAGATTTTAAAGAAGTTAAAGATGTAGAAAAAGTGACTTCAGGAATGGTATTTACACCACACAAAGAAGCTACTAATAAAACAGGAACTACTCCTGAAAAGTCTGAAAATGCGGAAAAAGCAACAGTGGAAAATGGTGCTGAAACTGAAAAAAAGTCTGAAAATGGTGTTGAAAAAGAAGAAGTTCCAGAAATGGGAGATGAAAATAAAGAAAACGATTTTATAGGAGACGGATTCGTTGTTCCACCATTTTTTGAAGAATAA
- a CDS encoding DUF937 domain-containing protein, which produces MNLEALLGLLQGQNLGKLAEQIGGTDGQTKNAIMAALPALLGALNKNSNTPEGAQTLNNALEQHDGSVLNNVEGYLQNPDLKDGAGILSHLFGGNTQNVANAVSQSSGLDTQGSLKMLETLAPLVLGALGQQKKENNLDAQGISNLTSNLAANFAGEGGIMSMITNLLDANKDGNVMDDLTGMIGKLFGGNK; this is translated from the coding sequence ATGAATTTAGAAGCACTATTGGGATTATTACAAGGACAAAATTTAGGAAAATTAGCAGAACAAATTGGTGGAACTGATGGTCAAACTAAAAATGCGATAATGGCAGCACTTCCAGCATTGTTGGGAGCTTTAAATAAAAATTCAAATACACCAGAAGGTGCACAAACATTGAATAATGCATTGGAGCAACATGATGGTTCAGTTTTGAATAATGTAGAAGGGTACTTACAAAACCCTGATTTAAAAGATGGAGCAGGAATTTTGAGCCATTTATTTGGTGGAAATACACAAAATGTGGCAAATGCAGTTTCTCAGTCGAGCGGTTTGGATACTCAAGGAAGTTTGAAGATGTTAGAAACTTTAGCACCATTAGTTTTGGGAGCGTTAGGACAACAGAAAAAAGAAAATAATTTAGACGCACAAGGAATTAGTAATTTAACTTCAAATCTTGCAGCGAATTTTGCTGGAGAAGGTGGAATTATGAGTATGATTACAAATTTATTAGATGCGAATAAAGATGGAAATGTAATGGATGATTTGACTGGAATGATTGGTAAATTATTTGGTGGTAATAAATAA
- a CDS encoding ATP-binding protein, producing the protein MIKREQYLKEIRKFMDKPIIKVITGMRRSGKSMILKLISKELEEKGINKENIIFINFESLMFAEFANFQKLYSYIIEKSKNLAGKIYILLDEIQEVASWEKVINSLLVDLDCDIYITGSNANLLSSELATYIAGRYVEIKVFPLSFKEFIDFSKIQNPEKIYSNEEYFEKYLQFGGLPAIHNFNQDKTSIYQYLTDIYNSVLLKDVVARNNIRDIELLERIILYIFDNIGNIFSAKKISDFLKSQGRKLSVETVYNYLKALENAYIISKVQRYDIKGKSILETQEKFYLLDLGLKHSQLGYKANDIAGHLENIIYLELLRRKYNVNIGKLKTKEIDFIAQKEDKKLYIQATYLLASENTIEREFSPLKNIEDNYPKYVLSMDNLGEYNINGIQRKKIIDFLLDL; encoded by the coding sequence ATGATAAAAAGAGAGCAATATTTAAAAGAAATTAGGAAATTTATGGATAAGCCGATAATAAAAGTTATTACTGGTATGCGTAGAAGCGGGAAATCTATGATTTTAAAATTAATATCTAAAGAACTTGAAGAAAAGGGAATTAATAAAGAAAATATTATTTTTATTAATTTTGAGTCTTTAATGTTCGCCGAATTTGCAAATTTTCAAAAATTATATAGCTATATTATTGAAAAATCAAAAAATTTAGCTGGTAAAATTTATATTTTACTCGATGAAATTCAAGAAGTTGCTTCTTGGGAAAAAGTAATAAATTCATTGCTAGTTGACTTAGATTGTGATATTTATATCACTGGTTCGAATGCTAATTTATTATCTTCGGAATTGGCTACCTACATTGCAGGAAGATATGTTGAAATAAAGGTTTTTCCTTTATCTTTTAAAGAATTTATAGATTTTTCCAAAATTCAAAATCCAGAAAAAATTTACAGCAATGAAGAATATTTTGAAAAATATTTGCAATTTGGAGGTTTACCTGCCATCCACAATTTTAATCAAGATAAAACTTCTATTTATCAATATTTGACTGATATTTATAATTCTGTCTTGCTAAAAGATGTTGTTGCGAGAAATAATATAAGGGATATTGAACTTTTAGAACGAATAATTTTATACATTTTTGACAATATTGGAAATATTTTTTCTGCAAAAAAAATTTCAGATTTTTTAAAAAGTCAAGGTAGAAAGTTAAGCGTTGAAACTGTTTACAATTATTTAAAGGCACTTGAAAATGCGTATATTATTTCAAAAGTTCAAAGATATGACATAAAAGGAAAATCCATTTTAGAAACACAAGAAAAATTTTATCTTCTTGACTTAGGTTTAAAACATTCTCAATTAGGCTACAAAGCAAACGACATCGCTGGTCATCTTGAAAACATCATCTATTTAGAACTATTAAGAAGAAAATACAATGTAAATATTGGAAAATTAAAAACAAAAGAAATTGATTTCATCGCACAAAAAGAAGATAAAAAATTATATATTCAAGCAACTTATCTTTTAGCCTCAGAAAATACCATTGAGAGAGAATTTTCTCCATTAAAAAACATTGAAGATAACTATCCCAAATATGTTCTTTCTATGGATAATTTAGGTGAATATAATATAAATGGAATTCAACGGAAAAAGATTATAGATTTTTTGCTGGATTTATGA
- a CDS encoding MFS transporter: protein MDRERSIENTKKYAILEVMFFNGYSVGMQSFVLLSLAIYFNMSSFFISIVSSLPTAGYLLQIFTSKVNNILGSRKRTMVIAATLSRLVICVMPFAVLFDVRKQGVYFMVMFIYAIVSPFSNNVWTAVMTTIINKKERGKYFGVRNLFSSLSTVVYTLFYGYVLSMPNRKLAMLFLTTTMSLSAIGSAIFMCLHYVPDLGDDAKKVSIKTAFKNKNFVDYLRFASVWLFTWEFLKPMTEYYRIKILGVNTMFISQMGVLTAILSSVLYLVYGKFSDKYGNKTMLRMGIFFTTYYVLTYFSMTQDNKMSMLFAAAVIDAIGFTAITLSLLNLMMEVSGEPADAYVGAYAMVSGLSAIAAGIFGGILGKFINNGVIYIFGEQFYTIRFAFVIGFVLRLFSLLELTRVYSFEKTFVYARKSGKMKSMFSKIMFSGSRYVLNSSKSRDEWSDEKEVENEKE from the coding sequence ATGGATAGAGAACGTTCGATAGAAAATACAAAAAAATATGCGATATTAGAAGTTATGTTCTTTAATGGATATTCGGTAGGAATGCAGAGCTTTGTACTGTTAAGTCTGGCGATTTATTTTAATATGAGTTCTTTTTTTATCTCGATTGTGTCGTCTTTACCAACGGCTGGATATCTATTGCAAATATTTACAAGTAAGGTAAATAATATTCTCGGGAGTAGAAAAAGGACAATGGTAATAGCAGCAACCCTTTCAAGATTGGTAATATGCGTAATGCCTTTTGCTGTTCTTTTTGATGTGAGAAAACAGGGAGTATATTTTATGGTAATGTTCATTTATGCTATTGTTTCACCATTTTCGAATAATGTGTGGACAGCGGTAATGACAACGATTATTAACAAAAAAGAAAGAGGAAAATATTTTGGAGTGCGTAATTTATTTTCTTCATTATCTACTGTAGTTTATACTTTGTTTTACGGATATGTTTTATCAATGCCTAACAGAAAACTCGCAATGCTATTTTTGACAACAACAATGTCGCTTTCAGCAATAGGTTCAGCAATATTTATGTGTCTTCATTATGTTCCTGATTTAGGAGATGATGCTAAAAAAGTGAGTATAAAAACAGCCTTTAAGAATAAGAATTTTGTTGATTATTTAAGATTTGCTTCTGTGTGGCTTTTTACATGGGAATTTTTGAAACCAATGACAGAATACTATAGAATCAAAATACTTGGTGTAAATACAATGTTTATTTCACAAATGGGAGTTTTAACAGCAATTTTGTCAAGCGTACTTTATTTGGTGTATGGAAAATTTTCTGATAAATACGGGAATAAAACGATGTTACGAATGGGAATATTTTTTACAACATATTATGTCCTTACATATTTTTCGATGACTCAGGATAACAAAATGTCAATGCTTTTTGCAGCTGCGGTAATTGATGCGATTGGATTTACAGCAATAACACTAAGTCTATTAAATTTGATGATGGAAGTTTCTGGAGAACCTGCTGATGCTTATGTGGGAGCTTATGCGATGGTTTCCGGGCTTTCAGCAATAGCAGCTGGAATATTTGGTGGAATTTTAGGAAAATTTATCAATAACGGCGTAATTTATATTTTTGGAGAACAATTTTACACTATAAGATTTGCTTTTGTTATCGGATTTGTCTTGAGATTATTTTCATTGTTGGAATTGACAAGAGTTTATTCATTTGAAAAAACATTTGTGTACGCTAGAAAAAGTGGAAAGATGAAAAGTATGTTCTCAAAAATAATGTTTTCGGGATCTAGATATGTTCTTAATTCTAGTAAATCTAGAGATGAGTGGAGTGATGAGAAAGAAGTTGAGAATGAGAAGGAATAA
- a CDS encoding single-stranded DNA-binding protein, translating to MNNIVLIGRMTKDPELKYTSTGKGNTRFTLAVSRNKDEADFINCVAWEKTGETIAEYFRKGSQIGVQGRLSVRSYEQNGENKWIAEVIVEKFDFIGSNNPSNGGGSYSHNNSNNNYNSSNYNNNNNNNNNNNYNNSHNHDNQSQHSDNKPFAGNNGNSDDSDEDFPF from the coding sequence ATGAATAATATAGTTTTAATTGGAAGAATGACAAAGGATCCAGAATTAAAATATACAAGTACTGGAAAAGGAAATACTAGATTTACTTTAGCCGTGTCAAGAAATAAAGATGAAGCAGATTTTATTAACTGTGTTGCATGGGAGAAAACTGGAGAGACTATTGCTGAATATTTTAGAAAAGGTAGTCAAATAGGTGTACAAGGTAGATTAAGTGTTAGAAGTTATGAACAAAATGGTGAGAATAAATGGATTGCTGAAGTTATAGTAGAAAAATTTGATTTTATAGGATCAAATAATCCTTCAAATGGTGGAGGAAGCTATTCACATAATAATTCTAATAATAACTACAATAGTAGTAATTATAACAATAACAATAACAATAACAATAACAATAATTACAATAATTCGCACAACCATGATAATCAATCGCAACATTCAGATAATAAACCATTTGCTGGAAATAATGGTAATTCGGATGATTCAGACGAAGATTTCCCATTTTAG
- a CDS encoding lipoprotein codes for MKNKKILLTGFLSVFLVLACNEQKKKMEEQKKIEMEAKKEEQKKSLFFNNSIDTIIQNFDKKSRENNIAIGKFEKLNFDNRNYYYSKINSREGSNSNYVLDYQGVNVSGMFLKVGVVTGQNLATIENMVVNLIQVSDSAMSDEEAKKIYAQVLSKMDDNGLESSILYSNGVIYSVKITQKTGELVFMAREVEDRSLSQKI; via the coding sequence ATGAAGAATAAAAAAATATTATTGACAGGTTTTTTATCAGTTTTTCTTGTATTAGCATGTAATGAACAAAAGAAAAAGATGGAAGAACAGAAGAAAATAGAAATGGAAGCTAAAAAAGAAGAGCAAAAAAAAAGTTTATTTTTTAACAACTCCATAGATACAATAATACAGAATTTTGACAAAAAATCGAGGGAAAATAATATCGCTATTGGGAAATTTGAGAAATTGAATTTTGATAATAGAAATTACTATTATTCAAAAATTAATTCAAGAGAAGGATCAAATTCTAATTATGTTTTGGATTATCAAGGTGTGAATGTAAGTGGAATGTTTTTAAAAGTAGGTGTTGTGACAGGTCAAAATTTGGCAACTATTGAAAATATGGTCGTTAATTTGATACAAGTTTCGGATTCGGCGATGTCAGATGAGGAAGCGAAAAAGATTTATGCACAAGTATTATCAAAAATGGATGATAACGGTTTAGAAAGTTCGATTTTGTATTCAAATGGAGTGATTTATAGTGTAAAAATTACTCAGAAAACAGGAGAGCTAGTATTCATGGCAAGAGAGGTGGAAGATAGGTCACTTTCACAAAAAATATAA
- a CDS encoding SemiSWEET family transporter: MNKKKINTIVGSIGAFIGVFVFITYIPQIIANLGGEKAQPWQPLTASISCLIWVIYGWTKEPKKDFILIVPNLAGVILGFLTFITAL, translated from the coding sequence ATGAACAAAAAGAAAATTAACACTATTGTTGGTTCAATTGGAGCATTTATTGGAGTTTTTGTGTTTATAACCTATATTCCTCAAATTATCGCTAATTTAGGAGGAGAAAAAGCTCAGCCTTGGCAACCGCTCACAGCTTCAATTTCTTGTCTAATTTGGGTTATTTACGGATGGACTAAAGAACCTAAAAAAGATTTCATCCTTATTGTTCCAAATTTAGCTGGTGTAATATTAGGATTTTTAACTTTTATTACAGCTTTATAA
- a CDS encoding transposase — MKKFLEKIGKDELIEYSRLGDKFSVGNHIGSSNDFHIFTSINPYGKYEGYKFLKEEELKRLGRNKWYLELMKEEMKERELNEGKTIILEKDKFFKNLFKYFIENKIRLQIFYDRDWSKNGYLIKNLKEFFKFHFCDEDDKKEEEVIRKYGVKIIKAGKNVIKDIIVEDSEIKKNKLIKVYGLDDVLGDIIFQDDNYILICEKDLFFGDSKFIILQMSDIDEISDRVCVIETEDIDLEEFFPNIVKMRIEEVLKKCFENKILVHFEHEKSYSEKFGIIETFDNKKITLKEIDKMSGIFIAKSEIMIEDISFLFVRNCRVLRVVG, encoded by the coding sequence ATGAAAAAATTTTTAGAAAAAATTGGGAAAGATGAGTTGATTGAATATTCACGTTTAGGAGATAAATTTTCTGTTGGAAATCATATTGGGAGTAGTAATGATTTTCATATTTTTACATCAATTAATCCATATGGAAAATACGAAGGTTATAAATTTTTAAAAGAAGAAGAATTGAAAAGATTAGGAAGAAATAAGTGGTATTTAGAATTGATGAAAGAAGAAATGAAGGAAAGAGAACTAAATGAAGGAAAGACTATTATTTTAGAAAAAGATAAATTTTTTAAAAATTTGTTTAAATATTTTATAGAAAATAAAATAAGATTACAAATTTTCTATGATAGAGATTGGAGTAAAAATGGATATTTGATAAAAAATTTAAAGGAATTTTTTAAATTTCATTTTTGTGATGAAGATGATAAAAAAGAAGAAGAAGTTATAAGAAAATATGGAGTAAAAATTATAAAAGCAGGAAAAAACGTTATAAAAGATATTATTGTAGAAGATAGCGAAATTAAAAAAAATAAATTAATAAAAGTTTATGGTTTAGATGATGTTTTAGGTGATATTATCTTTCAAGATGATAATTATATTTTAATTTGCGAAAAAGATTTATTTTTTGGTGATAGTAAATTTATAATATTACAAATGTCAGATATTGATGAGATTAGTGATAGAGTTTGTGTAATAGAAACAGAAGATATAGATTTGGAGGAATTTTTTCCAAATATTGTAAAAATGAGAATAGAAGAAGTTTTGAAAAAATGCTTTGAGAATAAAATATTAGTGCATTTTGAGCATGAGAAATCATATTCGGAAAAATTTGGGATAATTGAAACATTTGATAACAAGAAAATAACTTTAAAAGAAATAGATAAAATGTCTGGAATTTTTATTGCTAAATCTGAGATAATGATTGAAGATATTTCGTTTTTATTTGTGAGAAATTGTAGAGTTTTGAGAGTAGTAGGGTAA